In one Carettochelys insculpta isolate YL-2023 chromosome 6, ASM3395843v1, whole genome shotgun sequence genomic region, the following are encoded:
- the LOC142014951 gene encoding phosphatidylserine decarboxylase proenzyme, mitochondrial-like isoform X2, with product MAVPRLSLQRHLPRMPSRAQQLRPWQILKPLTRAGLRPTSKAAYRRAPTRLLSRLWGVLTGLALPRWLRRPLLALYVWAFSVNMAEAAEEDLSGYRSLGELFRRPLKPWVRPIAPHDMVSPADGQIVHLGRVRRSRLEQVKGMTYSLESFLGPQDWRGDGGQGLSPWGRPGHRLYHCVIYLAPGSLMSVSPSVVRWIPGLFCHNERVVLSGEWAHGFFSLTAVGATNVGSIRIYCDQDLCTNCAHHVQGGYHDCSYTAWVGPDGVPAPKGAGLGEFNLGSTIILLFQGPRHFGFRTSAGRRVRVGQALGSL from the exons ATGGCCGTCCCCAGGCTCTCCCTTCAGCGCCACCTGCCCCGGATGCCCAGCCGTGCCCAGCAGCTCCGCCCCTGGCAGATCCTCAAGCCCCTCACCCGTGCTGGGCTGCGGCCCACCAGCAAg GCTGCGTACCGCCGCGCCCCCACCCGCCTGCTGTCACGGCTCTGGGGGGTGCTGACGGGGCTGGCGCTGCCCCGCTGGCtgcggcgccccctgctggcgcTCTACGTCTGGGCCTTCTCCGTCAACATGGCCGAGGCGGCTGAGGAAGATCTGAGCGGCTACCGCAGCCTGGGGGAGCTCTTCCGGCGCCCGCTCAAGCCCTGGGTGCGCCCCATCGCCCCCCATGACATG GTCAGCCCAGCGGATGGCCAGATTGTGCACCTGGGCCGGGTGCGGAGGAGCCGCCTGGAGCAAGTGAAGGGGATGACGTACTCCCTGGAGAGCTTCCTGGGTCCCCAGGACtggaggggagatgggg GCCAGGGTCTCTCCCCATGGGGGCGCCCAGGGCACCGGCTCTATCATTGCGTCATCTATCTGGCACCAG GCTCCCTGATGTCAGTGAGCCCCAGTGTGGTGCGCTGGATCCCCGGGCTGTTCTGCCACAACGAGCGGGTGGTGCTGAGCGGGGAGTGGGCACACGGCTTCTTCTCCCTGACGGCCGTGGGGGCCACCAACGTGGGCTCCATCCGCATCTACTGTGACCAG GACCTTTGCACCAACTGTGCCCACCACGTGCAGGGCGGCTACCATGACTGCAGCTACACAGCCTGGGTGGGGCCAGACGGGGTTCCTGCCCCCAAGGGGGCCGGCCTGGGTGAATTCAACCTGGGCTCCACCATCATCCTCCTCTTCCAGGGGCCCCGGCACTTCGGCTTCCGCACCAGTGCTGGGCGCAGGGTGCGGGTGGGGCAGGCGCTGGGCAGCCTCTga
- the LOC142014951 gene encoding phosphatidylserine decarboxylase proenzyme, mitochondrial-like isoform X1, whose product MAVPRLSLQRHLPRMPSRAQQLRPWQILKPLTRAGLRPTSKAAYRRAPTRLLSRLWGVLTGLALPRWLRRPLLALYVWAFSVNMAEAAEEDLSGYRSLGELFRRPLKPWVRPIAPHDMVSPADGQIVHLGRVRRSRLEQVKGMTYSLESFLGPQDWRGDGGQGLSPWGRPGHRLYHCVIYLAPGDYHRFHSPTDWHIRHRRHFPGSLMSVSPSVVRWIPGLFCHNERVVLSGEWAHGFFSLTAVGATNVGSIRIYCDQDLCTNCAHHVQGGYHDCSYTAWVGPDGVPAPKGAGLGEFNLGSTIILLFQGPRHFGFRTSAGRRVRVGQALGSL is encoded by the exons ATGGCCGTCCCCAGGCTCTCCCTTCAGCGCCACCTGCCCCGGATGCCCAGCCGTGCCCAGCAGCTCCGCCCCTGGCAGATCCTCAAGCCCCTCACCCGTGCTGGGCTGCGGCCCACCAGCAAg GCTGCGTACCGCCGCGCCCCCACCCGCCTGCTGTCACGGCTCTGGGGGGTGCTGACGGGGCTGGCGCTGCCCCGCTGGCtgcggcgccccctgctggcgcTCTACGTCTGGGCCTTCTCCGTCAACATGGCCGAGGCGGCTGAGGAAGATCTGAGCGGCTACCGCAGCCTGGGGGAGCTCTTCCGGCGCCCGCTCAAGCCCTGGGTGCGCCCCATCGCCCCCCATGACATG GTCAGCCCAGCGGATGGCCAGATTGTGCACCTGGGCCGGGTGCGGAGGAGCCGCCTGGAGCAAGTGAAGGGGATGACGTACTCCCTGGAGAGCTTCCTGGGTCCCCAGGACtggaggggagatgggg GCCAGGGTCTCTCCCCATGGGGGCGCCCAGGGCACCGGCTCTATCATTGCGTCATCTATCTGGCACCAGGTGACTATCACCGCTTCCACTCGCCCACTGACTGGCACATCCGGCACCGCCGGCACTTCCCTG GCTCCCTGATGTCAGTGAGCCCCAGTGTGGTGCGCTGGATCCCCGGGCTGTTCTGCCACAACGAGCGGGTGGTGCTGAGCGGGGAGTGGGCACACGGCTTCTTCTCCCTGACGGCCGTGGGGGCCACCAACGTGGGCTCCATCCGCATCTACTGTGACCAG GACCTTTGCACCAACTGTGCCCACCACGTGCAGGGCGGCTACCATGACTGCAGCTACACAGCCTGGGTGGGGCCAGACGGGGTTCCTGCCCCCAAGGGGGCCGGCCTGGGTGAATTCAACCTGGGCTCCACCATCATCCTCCTCTTCCAGGGGCCCCGGCACTTCGGCTTCCGCACCAGTGCTGGGCGCAGGGTGCGGGTGGGGCAGGCGCTGGGCAGCCTCTga
- the LOC142014951 gene encoding phosphatidylserine decarboxylase proenzyme, mitochondrial-like isoform X3 has product MAVPRLSLQRHLPRMPSRAQQLRPWQILKPLTRAGLRPTSKAAYRRAPTRLLSRLWGVLTGLALPRWLRRPLLALYVWAFSVNMAEAAEEDLSGYRSLGELFRRPLKPWVRPIAPHDMVSPADGQIVHLGRVRRSRLEQVKGMTYSLESFLGPQDWRGDGGSLMSVSPSVVRWIPGLFCHNERVVLSGEWAHGFFSLTAVGATNVGSIRIYCDQDLCTNCAHHVQGGYHDCSYTAWVGPDGVPAPKGAGLGEFNLGSTIILLFQGPRHFGFRTSAGRRVRVGQALGSL; this is encoded by the exons ATGGCCGTCCCCAGGCTCTCCCTTCAGCGCCACCTGCCCCGGATGCCCAGCCGTGCCCAGCAGCTCCGCCCCTGGCAGATCCTCAAGCCCCTCACCCGTGCTGGGCTGCGGCCCACCAGCAAg GCTGCGTACCGCCGCGCCCCCACCCGCCTGCTGTCACGGCTCTGGGGGGTGCTGACGGGGCTGGCGCTGCCCCGCTGGCtgcggcgccccctgctggcgcTCTACGTCTGGGCCTTCTCCGTCAACATGGCCGAGGCGGCTGAGGAAGATCTGAGCGGCTACCGCAGCCTGGGGGAGCTCTTCCGGCGCCCGCTCAAGCCCTGGGTGCGCCCCATCGCCCCCCATGACATG GTCAGCCCAGCGGATGGCCAGATTGTGCACCTGGGCCGGGTGCGGAGGAGCCGCCTGGAGCAAGTGAAGGGGATGACGTACTCCCTGGAGAGCTTCCTGGGTCCCCAGGACtggaggggagatgggg GCTCCCTGATGTCAGTGAGCCCCAGTGTGGTGCGCTGGATCCCCGGGCTGTTCTGCCACAACGAGCGGGTGGTGCTGAGCGGGGAGTGGGCACACGGCTTCTTCTCCCTGACGGCCGTGGGGGCCACCAACGTGGGCTCCATCCGCATCTACTGTGACCAG GACCTTTGCACCAACTGTGCCCACCACGTGCAGGGCGGCTACCATGACTGCAGCTACACAGCCTGGGTGGGGCCAGACGGGGTTCCTGCCCCCAAGGGGGCCGGCCTGGGTGAATTCAACCTGGGCTCCACCATCATCCTCCTCTTCCAGGGGCCCCGGCACTTCGGCTTCCGCACCAGTGCTGGGCGCAGGGTGCGGGTGGGGCAGGCGCTGGGCAGCCTCTga
- the RUSF1 gene encoding RUS family member 1 isoform X2: MSSNPPRPARPGVPPLPVPAPAMPNLGIQPLCTEQYGSRSARCYLPSPDGHLSCVGDEPGRGGWRSLREIFMSVFLPQGYPESVSTDYLPYQIWDTVQAFASSITGALATQAVLKGVGVGDQTSTVAAATVTWILKDGTGMVGRILFAWMKGSKLDCDAKQWRLFADALNDLAIFMEILAPAFPACFTLIVCTSGFFKCIVGVAGGATRAALTMHQARRDNMADVSAKDGSQETLVNLAGLLVSLLLIPLVTNRLQLTYALYGLFTALHLYANYRAVRAVCMETLNRARLRLALHHFLGQGWVPTPAHINPQEPLLPGLQRHLGITLGAPLHMLVSRHCGCGPAPWGQQRGCHPGLCPRPAAGGPAVPGPASGHPGGRDAAEAAESAAWSPGRGGLACANGDPPAAGQAVPRVPSRAGLGGLGHGSEPAWSGGMASGLEPKGQESSVAPAPAGPHHCTDPNEAKML; the protein is encoded by the exons ATGAGCTCGAACCCCCCGCGTCCTGCCCGCCCCGGGGTCCCGCCGCTCCCGGTTCCAG CTCCGGCTATGCCCAATCTGGGGATACAGCCACTGTGCACAGAGCAGTACGGCTCCCGCAGTGCCCGGTGCTATCTGCCGTCACCCGACGGGCACCTCAGCTGTGTGGGGGACGAACCAGGGCGCGGGGGATGGCGCTCGCTGCGGGAGATCTTCATG TCCGTGTTTCTGCCCCAGGGGTACCCTGAGAGCGTGAGCACAGACTACCTGCCGTACCAGATATGGGACACTGTGCAG gcctTTGCCAGCAGCATCACGGGGGCGCTGGCCACGCAGGCTGTGCTGAAGGGGGTGGGCGTAGGGGACCAGACCTCCACTGTTGCCGCAGCCACTGTCACCTGGATACTCAAAG ATGGCACGGGGATGGTTGGCCGGATCCTTTTTGCCTGGATGAAAGG GAGCAAGCTGGACTGCGACGCCAAGCAGTGGAG GCTCTTCGCAGATGCGCTCAATGACCTGGCCATCTTCATGGAGATCTTGGCCCCTGCCTTCCCAGCATGCTTCACTCTCATCGTCTGCACCAGCGGCTTCTTCAAG tgCATCGTGGGAGTAGCTGGAGGTGCCACCCGGGCAGCCCTCACCATGCACCAGGCCCGGCGGGACAACATGGCGGACGTCTCGGCCAAGGACGGGAGCCAG GAGACCCTGGTGAATCTAGCCGGCCTGCTCGTTAGCCTCCTCCTCATCCCGCTCGTCACCAACAGGCTCCA gcTCACCTACGCCCTCTATGGCCTGTTCACGGCTCTGCACCTCTATGCCAACTACCGGGCCGTGCGGGCTGTCTGCATGGAGACGCTCAACCGGGCCCGGCTGCGACTCGCCCTGCACCACTTcctgggtcagggctgggtcccCACACCTGCCCACATCAACCCCcaggagcccctgctgccag GACTCCAGCGGCATCTTGGGATAACTCTGGGTGCCCCACTCCACATGCTGGTCTCTAG GCACTGTGGCTGTGGCCCTGCACCATGGGGCCAGCAGCGTGGATGCCATCCAGGCCTGTGCCCACGCCCTGCTGCTGGAGGCCCTGCtgtgccaggccctgcctctggccaCCCTGGAGGGAGAgatgctgcagaagctgcagagTCAGCTGcgtggag CCCCGGACGGGGAGGTCTGGCCTGTGCTAACGGAGACCCACCAGCTGCTGGACAGGCTGTTCCCCGAGTTCCTAGCAG GGCTGGTCTCGGCGGGCTGGGTCACGGATCGGAACCTGCTTGGAGCGGAGGAATGGCGTCTGGACTGGAGCCCAAAGGACAAGAAAGTTCTGTAGCTCCGGCCCCTGCCGGGCCCCACCACTGTACAGACCCCAACGAGGCCAAAATGCTCTGA
- the RUSF1 gene encoding RUS family member 1 isoform X3 produces MPNLGIQPLCTEQYGSRSARCYLPSPDGHLSCVGDEPGRGGWRSLREIFMSVFLPQGYPESVSTDYLPYQIWDTVQAFASSITGALATQAVLKGVGVGDQTSTVAAATVTWILKDGTGMVGRILFAWMKGSKLDCDAKQWRLFADALNDLAIFMEILAPAFPACFTLIVCTSGFFKCIVGVAGGATRAALTMHQARRDNMADVSAKDGSQETLVNLAGLLVSLLLIPLVTNRLQLTYALYGLFTALHLYANYRAVRAVCMETLNRARLRLALHHFLGQGWVPTPAHINPQEPLLPGLQRHLGITLGAPLHMLVSSVSDFHQACQSHSGNYLISLNRQAGTVAVALHHGASSVDAIQACAHALLLEALLCQALPLATLEGEMLQKLQSQLRGAPDGEVWPVLTETHQLLDRLFPEFLAGLVSAGWVTDRNLLGAEEWRLDWSPKDKKVL; encoded by the exons ATGCCCAATCTGGGGATACAGCCACTGTGCACAGAGCAGTACGGCTCCCGCAGTGCCCGGTGCTATCTGCCGTCACCCGACGGGCACCTCAGCTGTGTGGGGGACGAACCAGGGCGCGGGGGATGGCGCTCGCTGCGGGAGATCTTCATG TCCGTGTTTCTGCCCCAGGGGTACCCTGAGAGCGTGAGCACAGACTACCTGCCGTACCAGATATGGGACACTGTGCAG gcctTTGCCAGCAGCATCACGGGGGCGCTGGCCACGCAGGCTGTGCTGAAGGGGGTGGGCGTAGGGGACCAGACCTCCACTGTTGCCGCAGCCACTGTCACCTGGATACTCAAAG ATGGCACGGGGATGGTTGGCCGGATCCTTTTTGCCTGGATGAAAGG GAGCAAGCTGGACTGCGACGCCAAGCAGTGGAG GCTCTTCGCAGATGCGCTCAATGACCTGGCCATCTTCATGGAGATCTTGGCCCCTGCCTTCCCAGCATGCTTCACTCTCATCGTCTGCACCAGCGGCTTCTTCAAG tgCATCGTGGGAGTAGCTGGAGGTGCCACCCGGGCAGCCCTCACCATGCACCAGGCCCGGCGGGACAACATGGCGGACGTCTCGGCCAAGGACGGGAGCCAG GAGACCCTGGTGAATCTAGCCGGCCTGCTCGTTAGCCTCCTCCTCATCCCGCTCGTCACCAACAGGCTCCA gcTCACCTACGCCCTCTATGGCCTGTTCACGGCTCTGCACCTCTATGCCAACTACCGGGCCGTGCGGGCTGTCTGCATGGAGACGCTCAACCGGGCCCGGCTGCGACTCGCCCTGCACCACTTcctgggtcagggctgggtcccCACACCTGCCCACATCAACCCCcaggagcccctgctgccag GACTCCAGCGGCATCTTGGGATAACTCTGGGTGCCCCACTCCACATGCTGGTCTCTAG CGTATCTGACTTCCATCAGGCCTGCCAGAGCCACTCAGGGAACTACCTCATCTCTCTGAACCGCCAAGCTG GCACTGTGGCTGTGGCCCTGCACCATGGGGCCAGCAGCGTGGATGCCATCCAGGCCTGTGCCCACGCCCTGCTGCTGGAGGCCCTGCtgtgccaggccctgcctctggccaCCCTGGAGGGAGAgatgctgcagaagctgcagagTCAGCTGcgtggag CCCCGGACGGGGAGGTCTGGCCTGTGCTAACGGAGACCCACCAGCTGCTGGACAGGCTGTTCCCCGAGTTCCTAGCAG GGCTGGTCTCGGCGGGCTGGGTCACGGATCGGAACCTGCTTGGAGCGGAGGAATGGCGTCTGGACTGGAGCCCAAAGGACAAGAAAGTTCTGTAG
- the RUSF1 gene encoding RUS family member 1 isoform X1, giving the protein MSSNPPRPARPGVPPLPVPAPAMPNLGIQPLCTEQYGSRSARCYLPSPDGHLSCVGDEPGRGGWRSLREIFMSVFLPQGYPESVSTDYLPYQIWDTVQAFASSITGALATQAVLKGVGVGDQTSTVAAATVTWILKDGTGMVGRILFAWMKGSKLDCDAKQWRLFADALNDLAIFMEILAPAFPACFTLIVCTSGFFKCIVGVAGGATRAALTMHQARRDNMADVSAKDGSQETLVNLAGLLVSLLLIPLVTNRLQLTYALYGLFTALHLYANYRAVRAVCMETLNRARLRLALHHFLGQGWVPTPAHINPQEPLLPGLQRHLGITLGAPLHMLVSSVSDFHQACQSHSGNYLISLNRQAGTVAVALHHGASSVDAIQACAHALLLEALLCQALPLATLEGEMLQKLQSQLRGAPDGEVWPVLTETHQLLDRLFPEFLAGLVSAGWVTDRNLLGAEEWRLDWSPKDKKVL; this is encoded by the exons ATGAGCTCGAACCCCCCGCGTCCTGCCCGCCCCGGGGTCCCGCCGCTCCCGGTTCCAG CTCCGGCTATGCCCAATCTGGGGATACAGCCACTGTGCACAGAGCAGTACGGCTCCCGCAGTGCCCGGTGCTATCTGCCGTCACCCGACGGGCACCTCAGCTGTGTGGGGGACGAACCAGGGCGCGGGGGATGGCGCTCGCTGCGGGAGATCTTCATG TCCGTGTTTCTGCCCCAGGGGTACCCTGAGAGCGTGAGCACAGACTACCTGCCGTACCAGATATGGGACACTGTGCAG gcctTTGCCAGCAGCATCACGGGGGCGCTGGCCACGCAGGCTGTGCTGAAGGGGGTGGGCGTAGGGGACCAGACCTCCACTGTTGCCGCAGCCACTGTCACCTGGATACTCAAAG ATGGCACGGGGATGGTTGGCCGGATCCTTTTTGCCTGGATGAAAGG GAGCAAGCTGGACTGCGACGCCAAGCAGTGGAG GCTCTTCGCAGATGCGCTCAATGACCTGGCCATCTTCATGGAGATCTTGGCCCCTGCCTTCCCAGCATGCTTCACTCTCATCGTCTGCACCAGCGGCTTCTTCAAG tgCATCGTGGGAGTAGCTGGAGGTGCCACCCGGGCAGCCCTCACCATGCACCAGGCCCGGCGGGACAACATGGCGGACGTCTCGGCCAAGGACGGGAGCCAG GAGACCCTGGTGAATCTAGCCGGCCTGCTCGTTAGCCTCCTCCTCATCCCGCTCGTCACCAACAGGCTCCA gcTCACCTACGCCCTCTATGGCCTGTTCACGGCTCTGCACCTCTATGCCAACTACCGGGCCGTGCGGGCTGTCTGCATGGAGACGCTCAACCGGGCCCGGCTGCGACTCGCCCTGCACCACTTcctgggtcagggctgggtcccCACACCTGCCCACATCAACCCCcaggagcccctgctgccag GACTCCAGCGGCATCTTGGGATAACTCTGGGTGCCCCACTCCACATGCTGGTCTCTAG CGTATCTGACTTCCATCAGGCCTGCCAGAGCCACTCAGGGAACTACCTCATCTCTCTGAACCGCCAAGCTG GCACTGTGGCTGTGGCCCTGCACCATGGGGCCAGCAGCGTGGATGCCATCCAGGCCTGTGCCCACGCCCTGCTGCTGGAGGCCCTGCtgtgccaggccctgcctctggccaCCCTGGAGGGAGAgatgctgcagaagctgcagagTCAGCTGcgtggag CCCCGGACGGGGAGGTCTGGCCTGTGCTAACGGAGACCCACCAGCTGCTGGACAGGCTGTTCCCCGAGTTCCTAGCAG GGCTGGTCTCGGCGGGCTGGGTCACGGATCGGAACCTGCTTGGAGCGGAGGAATGGCGTCTGGACTGGAGCCCAAAGGACAAGAAAGTTCTGTAG